The following proteins come from a genomic window of Acinetobacter sp. SAAs474:
- a CDS encoding M48 family metalloprotease yields MKGWLLAYTLSVMTSYVSAHSGFQDQYVPTFSVPEIGNGVGFLDQQREKAIGGQVFRQVQQKMPVLQNPWIEDQLFSVFSQILTQTQLGQPIGLIVIDDPQINAFAVPGGLFALNTGLITHARNMDEVVGVMGHEIAHVTQRHYSRSQEAFKGQGLLALAGIVVGALVASQGGGDAGTAVILGSQAALLDKQLSYSRNQEREADRIGMQYMYALGYNPQSMADFFEVMHRESSNVGFLPDFWLTHPLTSERMSEARLRANQLPKIHQSSNQPEFEILKLYTAVISKQISEQQLLQLTKQNNFAAQLALSAFYLNLGDYQKAQQLLADAKQHGQAHNLIPLIETDIYLGKNQLQSALNTIQSPAKVMPENRALNYKLAEVYIRMHRAADAQQVVQSFIQRNPKDIQGWDLMQQAANIDKDNPMYTVNVLRYRAEKQFWSGQEQEAIKSLLHAQRLNQKNSQAMSITLKKRLEEMQKEFTTKI; encoded by the coding sequence TTGAAAGGTTGGTTACTTGCTTATACTTTAAGTGTAATGACATCATATGTATCTGCACATTCAGGTTTTCAAGACCAGTATGTTCCGACTTTTAGCGTTCCAGAGATTGGTAATGGTGTTGGTTTTTTAGATCAGCAACGTGAGAAAGCAATTGGTGGACAAGTCTTTAGACAAGTTCAGCAAAAAATGCCTGTACTGCAAAATCCATGGATTGAAGATCAGCTTTTTTCTGTTTTTAGTCAGATTTTGACTCAAACTCAATTGGGACAGCCTATTGGCTTGATTGTGATTGATGATCCACAAATTAATGCCTTTGCGGTACCTGGTGGTTTATTTGCCTTAAATACGGGCCTGATTACTCATGCACGAAATATGGATGAAGTTGTGGGCGTAATGGGGCATGAGATTGCCCATGTGACTCAGCGGCATTATAGTCGTTCTCAAGAAGCATTTAAGGGACAAGGTCTGTTAGCGCTTGCCGGTATTGTGGTTGGTGCATTGGTTGCTTCTCAGGGCGGTGGTGATGCGGGTACTGCTGTTATTTTAGGGTCTCAGGCAGCATTACTTGATAAGCAGTTGAGTTATAGTCGTAATCAGGAGCGTGAGGCTGACCGTATTGGGATGCAGTATATGTATGCATTAGGCTATAATCCGCAAAGTATGGCCGATTTTTTTGAAGTAATGCATCGAGAAAGTTCTAATGTCGGATTTTTACCTGATTTTTGGCTGACGCATCCACTGACTTCTGAGCGTATGAGTGAAGCACGTTTGCGTGCAAACCAATTACCTAAAATTCATCAGTCCTCGAATCAACCGGAATTTGAGATATTAAAATTATATACAGCAGTGATTTCCAAACAGATTTCTGAACAACAGTTACTGCAGTTAACCAAACAAAATAATTTTGCAGCACAATTGGCATTATCGGCATTTTATCTCAATTTAGGCGATTATCAGAAAGCTCAGCAATTGCTCGCAGATGCGAAACAACACGGTCAAGCACATAATTTGATCCCATTAATTGAAACTGATATTTATTTAGGAAAAAACCAACTGCAATCTGCATTAAATACGATTCAATCTCCCGCGAAAGTAATGCCAGAAAATCGGGCATTAAATTATAAATTGGCCGAAGTCTATATTCGTATGCATCGTGCCGCTGATGCACAGCAGGTTGTACAAAGCTTTATTCAGCGTAACCCAAAAGATATTCAAGGATGGGATTTAATGCAACAAGCTGCCAACATAGATAAAGATAATCCAATGTATACGGTCAATGTATTAAGATATCGTGCAGAGAAGCAATTTTGGTCTGGGCAGGAACAAGAAGCAATTAAATCATTGCTACATGCACAACGTTTAAATCAAAAAAATAGTCAGGCGATGTCTATTACACTGAAAAAACGTCTAGAAGAAATGCAAAAGGAATTCACTACTAAAATTTAA
- a CDS encoding GatB/YqeY domain-containing protein, producing the protein MTTLKNQITEVLKATMRAKEMNKLTVIRSLQAAIKQIEVDDRIELNDQQVLAVIEKQIKQRKESVKAFEGAGREDLASKEQAEIEVLSQFLPEAMTEEELDSIIAQTITAQEATSMKDMGKVMNSLRPLIAGRADPAQVSAKIKAKLA; encoded by the coding sequence ATGACTACTTTAAAAAACCAAATCACTGAAGTTTTGAAAGCAACAATGCGTGCTAAAGAAATGAATAAGTTAACGGTTATACGTAGTCTACAGGCAGCAATTAAGCAAATTGAAGTCGATGATCGTATTGAGCTTAACGATCAACAAGTTCTTGCGGTCATTGAAAAGCAAATCAAACAACGTAAAGAATCGGTAAAAGCCTTTGAAGGTGCTGGCCGAGAAGATTTAGCTAGTAAGGAACAAGCTGAAATTGAAGTATTATCACAATTTCTACCAGAAGCTATGACTGAGGAAGAGCTTGATTCCATCATTGCACAGACAATTACTGCGCAAGAAGCTACTAGCATGAAAGATATGGGTAAGGTGATGAACTCTCTGCGTCCGCTCATAGCCGGACGCGCCGATCCTGCTCAAGTTTCAGCAAAAATTAAAGCGAAACTTGCCTAA
- the rpsU gene encoding 30S ribosomal protein S21 — translation MPQVKLKEGEPVDVAIRRFKRSCEKAGILADVRKREFYEKPTQERKRKKAAAVKRYQKKLARESIRTTRLY, via the coding sequence ATGCCACAAGTTAAATTGAAAGAAGGCGAACCAGTAGACGTAGCAATTCGTCGTTTTAAACGTTCTTGCGAAAAAGCAGGTATTCTTGCTGACGTTCGTAAACGTGAATTCTACGAAAAACCAACTCAAGAGCGTAAACGTAAAAAAGCTGCTGCTGTTAAACGTTACCAAAAGAAATTGGCTCGCGAATCTATTCGCACTACTCGCCTTTACTAA
- the tsaD gene encoding tRNA (adenosine(37)-N6)-threonylcarbamoyltransferase complex transferase subunit TsaD, translating to MIVLGLETSCDETGLALYDSEQGLRGQVLYSQIKLHAEYGGVVPELASRDHVRKLIPLMNQLLEQSHIDKSEIDAIAYTRGPGLMGALMTGALFGRTLAFALNKPAIGVHHMEGHMLAPLLSKNPPEFPFVALLVSGGHTQLMAAYGIGQYELLGESIDDAAGEAFDKVAKMMGLAYPGGPNISRLAEQGDAKAFDFPRPILHQGLDFSFSGLKTAVAVQMKKLAEENRDADIAASFQEAIVDTLVKKSIKALKQTGLKRLVIAGGVSANKRLRERLEHDLIKIRADVYYAEPALCTDNGAMIAFAGYQRLKAGQQDGLAVTTTPRWPMTELSRPDVL from the coding sequence ATGATCGTTTTGGGCTTAGAAACTTCGTGTGATGAGACTGGACTTGCATTGTATGACAGTGAGCAAGGATTGCGCGGCCAAGTACTGTACAGCCAGATTAAACTGCATGCAGAGTATGGTGGTGTGGTACCTGAATTAGCATCGCGTGATCATGTACGCAAACTTATTCCATTAATGAATCAATTACTTGAACAAAGTCATATTGATAAATCAGAGATTGATGCGATTGCCTATACTCGTGGCCCGGGCTTAATGGGTGCATTAATGACGGGTGCATTATTTGGTCGTACTCTGGCATTTGCCTTAAATAAACCAGCCATTGGTGTCCATCATATGGAAGGACATATGCTGGCACCGCTTTTGTCTAAAAATCCACCAGAATTTCCATTTGTTGCTTTATTGGTCTCTGGTGGGCATACACAATTGATGGCGGCCTATGGAATTGGTCAATATGAATTATTGGGTGAATCGATTGATGATGCAGCCGGAGAGGCATTTGATAAAGTCGCAAAAATGATGGGTCTTGCCTATCCAGGTGGTCCTAATATTTCTAGATTGGCGGAACAGGGGGATGCAAAAGCCTTTGACTTTCCACGTCCGATTTTACATCAAGGTTTAGATTTTTCATTTAGCGGCTTAAAAACAGCAGTAGCGGTACAAATGAAAAAACTGGCTGAAGAAAATCGTGATGCAGATATTGCTGCTAGTTTCCAGGAAGCCATTGTGGATACTTTGGTTAAAAAATCAATAAAAGCATTAAAGCAAACGGGTTTAAAACGGTTGGTGATTGCTGGTGGTGTCAGTGCCAATAAGCGACTACGTGAACGCTTGGAACATGATTTAATTAAAATCCGTGCAGATGTATATTATGCAGAGCCTGCATTATGTACGGATAATGGTGCCATGATTGCATTTGCAGGTTATCAGCGCCTAAAAGCAGGTCAGCAGGATGGTTTAGCCGTAACCACAACACCACGTTGGCCGATGACTGAGCTCAGTCGTCCCGATGTGCTTTAA